From a single Stackebrandtia endophytica genomic region:
- a CDS encoding peptidoglycan DD-metalloendopeptidase family protein, with protein MTDQHEESPAVLSRRTLFTAAAVLGVGAAIGTAGTASAAGVWGNPTYGTITSGYKTPSRPTHLGTDVANSQGTNIYAANAGKVVGVRTNSYPGDTRQGLLPGRTGNAVLIDHENGYRTYYGHLYSAGVSNGQRVVAGQYIAAMGTTGNSTGPHLHFEVHYNGVTTNPYTYLKNRGITLGTTRPLAGTGGGWATVKQGAAASITRVIQYLLRAHGYTSLVVDGDFGSVTHNTVRSFQAAKGLVNDGVVGPITWARLILTVQSGSSGDRARAAQTALNRHSAGLAVDGQFGSVSVTATKNFQGSKYLLKDGQIGTLTWQALI; from the coding sequence ATGACAGATCAACACGAAGAATCCCCCGCCGTTCTGTCCCGTCGCACCCTCTTCACGGCCGCAGCGGTCCTGGGGGTCGGAGCCGCGATCGGCACCGCCGGGACCGCCTCCGCCGCCGGGGTCTGGGGCAATCCGACCTACGGAACCATCACCTCCGGCTATAAGACACCGAGCCGTCCGACTCACCTAGGCACCGACGTCGCCAACAGCCAGGGGACCAACATCTACGCGGCGAACGCCGGGAAGGTCGTCGGTGTCCGCACCAACTCCTACCCGGGGGACACCCGGCAGGGTCTGTTGCCCGGTCGCACCGGTAACGCCGTTCTCATCGACCACGAGAACGGATACCGCACGTACTACGGACACCTGTACAGCGCGGGCGTCAGCAACGGCCAGCGGGTCGTCGCGGGGCAATACATCGCCGCGATGGGAACCACCGGTAACTCGACCGGACCTCACCTGCACTTCGAGGTGCACTACAACGGCGTCACGACCAACCCCTACACCTACCTGAAGAATCGAGGCATCACGCTAGGCACTACCCGACCACTCGCGGGGACCGGTGGCGGCTGGGCGACGGTGAAACAGGGCGCCGCGGCCAGCATCACCCGGGTCATCCAGTACCTGCTGAGGGCACACGGGTACACGTCACTGGTCGTGGACGGTGACTTCGGTTCGGTCACCCACAACACGGTGCGCAGTTTCCAGGCGGCCAAGGGACTCGTCAACGACGGTGTGGTCGGGCCGATCACCTGGGCACGGTTGATCCTGACGGTGCAGTCCGGTTCGAGCGGGGATCGAGCGCGAGCCGCTCAGACCGCCTTGAACCGCCACAGCGCGGGCCTGGCCGTCGACGGCCAGTTCGGTTCGGTGAGCGTGACGGCCACGAAGAACTTCCAGGGTTCGAAATACCTCCTCAAGGACGGCCAGATCGGAACCCTGACCTGGCAGGCGCTGATCTAA
- a CDS encoding GNAT family N-acetyltransferase — MIAVLRNAVRSDVAGIGALMRSSVLDMFPRFHDELETAAAARYLTEPDTVLIDDGTYFVHEADGDLVACGGWSKRDKLYTGSGALPTDDRLLDPVTEPARVRAMFVHGDWTRRGLGRAILTRCVDAARDDGFRALVLMATLPGVPLYLAFGFREVKRTRIPMPNGVVLAGVSMEYPLAG; from the coding sequence GTGATCGCCGTGCTGCGCAACGCGGTGAGGTCGGATGTCGCCGGAATCGGTGCTCTGATGCGGAGTTCAGTGCTCGACATGTTTCCCCGCTTCCACGATGAGCTTGAGACTGCGGCCGCCGCGCGCTATCTCACCGAACCCGACACCGTCCTTATTGACGACGGTACCTATTTCGTTCACGAGGCGGACGGGGACCTCGTCGCGTGCGGGGGTTGGAGCAAACGCGACAAGCTGTACACCGGATCGGGCGCGCTGCCCACCGACGATCGTCTGCTGGACCCGGTCACCGAACCGGCGAGGGTGCGGGCGATGTTCGTGCACGGCGACTGGACTAGGCGCGGACTGGGACGGGCGATCCTCACCCGGTGCGTCGACGCGGCACGCGACGACGGGTTTCGCGCGCTGGTCCTGATGGCGACACTGCCGGGTGTGCCGTTGTACCTGGCCTTCGGTTTTCGGGAGGTGAAGCGCACCCGCATCCCGATGCCCAACGGCGTGGTGTTGGCGGGTGTGTCGATGGAGTATCCGTTGGCGGGTTGA
- a CDS encoding NmrA family NAD(P)-binding protein yields the protein MTILVSGATGNIGRHLVTQLVEAGHPVRALTRDPSTVKPPADWGDDVEVVGGDLARTDTLTEALRGVTAWHLLTSDGADGAPLPNGPDLVAAATRAGVQRVSLVWSGYPSSVERAFEESDLEWTQLQPQEFMSNALGWVDSVRTSDSVVAAFPEVRSAVIHEADIAAVAAEVLTGAGHAGRRYNLTGPAALTLPQRIEILSAALGRKLRFVERSREEELRLMLARDVPTETAEYVIGWHADPPAEAYTPVSTVEDVTGRPSRTFELWTAENADRFRG from the coding sequence GTGACCATTCTGGTTTCCGGCGCCACCGGTAACATCGGCCGCCACCTTGTGACGCAGCTTGTCGAAGCGGGCCATCCGGTGCGCGCCTTGACCCGTGATCCGTCGACGGTGAAGCCGCCGGCCGACTGGGGCGACGACGTGGAGGTCGTCGGCGGCGACCTCGCGCGGACCGACACCCTCACGGAGGCGCTGCGCGGCGTGACCGCCTGGCACCTGTTGACCTCCGACGGCGCCGACGGCGCACCACTGCCCAACGGTCCGGACCTGGTGGCCGCCGCGACCCGGGCGGGGGTACAGCGGGTGAGCCTGGTGTGGAGCGGCTATCCATCCTCAGTGGAGCGGGCCTTCGAGGAGTCCGATCTGGAGTGGACCCAGCTGCAACCGCAGGAGTTCATGTCCAACGCGTTGGGGTGGGTCGATTCGGTGCGAACCTCCGACTCCGTCGTGGCGGCATTCCCCGAGGTGCGCAGCGCGGTCATCCACGAGGCCGACATCGCGGCAGTCGCGGCCGAGGTGTTGACCGGGGCTGGGCATGCCGGTAGGAGGTACAACCTGACCGGGCCGGCCGCCCTGACCCTGCCACAGCGCATCGAGATCCTGTCGGCGGCGCTCGGGCGGAAACTGCGGTTCGTCGAGCGCAGCCGAGAGGAGGAGCTGCGGCTGATGCTCGCCCGAGACGTGCCGACCGAGACCGCCGAGTACGTCATCGGGTGGCACGCCGACCCACCGGCGGAGGCGTACACGCCGGTGTCGACAGTGGAGGACGTCACCGGTCGACCGTCCCGAACCTTCGAGCTGTGGACGGCCGAGAACGCCGACAGGTTCCGCGGCTGA
- a CDS encoding nucleotidyltransferase domain-containing protein, translating to MLQPSPFSPLHPVRATFADYDRPMWITGGWALSLHVSRRLRVHSDIDVLILAEDVEYLREVFGDTTLLLQTPNTGERRAWAPGTELMAGRDALVFAEPDEKATGLQILLAKSEGDDWVFHRGNGSSRKPIAEITLTTSDGIGYLAPEIVLLLKSRQLRDKDTQDFLALAPVLGDARKSWLLEHVEGFDPDHPWLPVLKGSQD from the coding sequence ATGTTGCAGCCCAGCCCATTCTCACCCCTCCACCCGGTGCGCGCGACATTCGCCGACTATGACCGACCGATGTGGATCACCGGGGGTTGGGCCCTCAGCCTCCACGTGTCACGACGGCTCCGGGTTCACAGCGACATCGACGTACTGATTCTGGCGGAGGACGTCGAGTATCTCCGGGAGGTCTTCGGCGATACCACGTTGCTCCTTCAGACCCCGAACACCGGGGAGCGTCGTGCCTGGGCGCCCGGAACGGAGCTGATGGCCGGTCGGGACGCCCTCGTGTTCGCCGAGCCCGATGAGAAGGCCACCGGATTGCAGATTCTGCTGGCGAAATCCGAGGGTGACGACTGGGTGTTCCACCGAGGCAACGGTTCGAGCAGGAAGCCGATCGCCGAGATCACCTTGACCACGTCCGACGGTATCGGGTACCTGGCGCCCGAGATCGTGCTGCTGCTCAAGTCACGGCAGTTGCGCGACAAGGACACTCAAGACTTCCTTGCCCTAGCGCCGGTGCTGGGCGACGCCCGAAAATCCTGGCTGCTGGAGCATGTCGAAGGCTTCGACCCCGATCACCCGTGGCTGCCGGTGTTGAAGGGTTCTCAGGACTAA
- a CDS encoding vWA domain-containing protein translates to MTDTPPTLHTGPTHRLDTAKLLTARMHAVKVRPYLADALFALHVVEDWAVPTMAVDMHWRCYVSPGFVDRTPVEELAGVWVHEVCHLLRDHHGRSQRYAAEHGEHGPGERLRHNIAADFEINDDIYGDGLPQPTDAIVPSLMGLPEGLLMEQYLNRASLSDLARDLAWLECGSGADGHQRPWELGPDGANGLTRQQRDAVRFRVAEGINGRPGTAPDGWRRWAQRVFHQPQPWRHLLGAAVRSAVGTAGGSQNHSYRRPSRRAAGVPKVVLPRLVRQPPKVCVVIDTSGSVSDTELGIALVEVAAISRAVGGRRGSVSVISCDAAAGVAAPLCQEEDIELIGGGGTDLRSGFARAMSSRPRPEVVVALTDGHTPWPATQPPCKTVVGLFRRPVPAVDEDNPHYYQPDPPPPWARVVTIGLVLRTLQHRQPRVIGVEAFDMLQQPGFSGVAQHRR, encoded by the coding sequence ATGACCGATACACCGCCGACCCTCCATACCGGACCGACACATCGGCTCGACACGGCGAAACTGTTGACCGCGCGGATGCACGCGGTGAAGGTCCGGCCCTATCTGGCCGATGCGTTGTTCGCGCTGCACGTGGTGGAGGACTGGGCCGTCCCCACGATGGCGGTCGACATGCATTGGCGCTGTTACGTTTCGCCGGGATTCGTCGACCGGACCCCCGTCGAGGAACTGGCGGGTGTCTGGGTCCACGAGGTGTGCCACCTGCTTCGCGATCACCACGGCCGCAGTCAGCGGTATGCGGCCGAACACGGCGAGCACGGACCGGGGGAACGGCTGCGTCACAACATCGCCGCCGACTTCGAGATCAACGACGACATCTACGGTGACGGCCTCCCACAACCGACGGACGCGATCGTCCCCTCCCTGATGGGCCTGCCCGAGGGGTTGTTGATGGAGCAGTATCTGAACCGGGCGTCGTTGTCCGATCTGGCTCGTGACCTGGCATGGCTGGAATGCGGCAGCGGGGCCGACGGCCACCAGCGGCCGTGGGAACTGGGACCCGACGGCGCCAACGGATTGACCCGACAGCAGCGCGACGCCGTCCGGTTCCGAGTCGCGGAGGGAATCAACGGTCGCCCGGGCACCGCACCGGACGGTTGGCGCCGTTGGGCCCAGCGGGTGTTCCATCAACCGCAGCCGTGGCGTCACCTGCTGGGTGCCGCGGTCCGCTCGGCCGTGGGGACCGCGGGCGGCAGCCAGAACCACAGCTACCGTCGCCCGTCTCGACGCGCCGCAGGAGTACCCAAGGTGGTGCTGCCGCGCCTGGTTCGCCAACCACCGAAGGTCTGTGTCGTGATCGACACCTCCGGTTCGGTCAGTGACACCGAGCTGGGCATCGCCCTCGTGGAGGTGGCCGCGATCTCGCGAGCCGTCGGCGGACGACGCGGCTCGGTATCGGTGATCTCCTGCGATGCGGCGGCGGGCGTCGCGGCTCCACTGTGTCAGGAGGAGGACATCGAACTGATCGGTGGCGGTGGTACCGATCTGCGTTCCGGGTTCGCCCGCGCGATGAGCTCTCGTCCCCGTCCCGAGGTGGTCGTCGCACTGACCGACGGCCACACCCCTTGGCCCGCAACTCAACCACCGTGCAAGACCGTGGTCGGCCTGTTCCGACGGCCGGTTCCCGCAGTCGATGAGGACAATCCTCACTACTATCAGCCCGACCCCCCACCACCCTGGGCCCGCGTTGTCACGATCGGGTTAGTCCTGAGAACCCTTCAACACCGGCAGCCACGGGTGATCGGGGTCGAAGCCTTCGACATGCTCCAGCAGCCAGGATTTTCGGGCGTCGCCCAGCACCGGCGCTAG
- a CDS encoding AAA family ATPase, whose product MNSISVSIPDLPTDEPTPLAIADDLLSLLKTSTTEPRSDEQLEALSIAVAADLPVLLWGEPGIGKTAVLTQLAASLELPLTTVIASVHEPSDFSGLPIVGDDPEQRGVPMAPPRWAVELVKAGRGLLFLDELSTATPAVQAALLRVVLERRVGALRLPPDVRIVAAANPRASAADGWDLTPPLANRFVHLHWAHDQEVVVRGLGGVWPRAELPSLDRERLPEAVSFARRAICGFLTVRPKLIHQLPGAETQRGRAWPSPRSWEAAMTLLAFATAARVSRDVLALLIRGVVGDGAGIELLAHLDRMELPDPESLLADPTAAHLPVRGDLRRAALEAMVSAVQSRPTRQRWEAAWVVLAQALETSAADLLVTPATALAELRHEDWEVPDTIEQLSEVVSITQRASQSVRTMGASR is encoded by the coding sequence ATGAACTCCATTTCCGTGTCCATTCCCGACCTACCGACCGATGAACCGACGCCGTTGGCGATCGCCGACGACCTGTTGTCCCTGTTGAAGACGAGCACGACCGAACCACGATCCGATGAGCAACTCGAGGCGTTGAGCATCGCGGTCGCCGCCGATCTGCCCGTCCTACTGTGGGGAGAGCCGGGCATCGGAAAGACCGCGGTGTTGACACAACTGGCCGCCTCGCTGGAACTGCCGTTGACGACGGTGATCGCCAGCGTCCACGAACCGTCCGACTTCTCCGGACTACCGATCGTGGGTGACGATCCCGAACAGCGCGGTGTGCCGATGGCACCACCCCGGTGGGCCGTGGAACTCGTCAAGGCCGGTCGCGGACTACTCTTTTTGGACGAACTGTCCACGGCGACACCCGCCGTCCAAGCGGCACTGTTGCGTGTGGTGCTCGAACGCCGAGTCGGGGCTCTGCGGCTGCCACCGGATGTTCGGATCGTCGCCGCCGCCAATCCGCGCGCCTCGGCCGCCGACGGCTGGGATCTGACTCCGCCGCTGGCCAATCGGTTCGTTCATCTGCACTGGGCGCACGATCAGGAGGTAGTCGTGCGGGGTCTGGGCGGTGTGTGGCCGCGTGCCGAACTTCCCTCACTGGATCGGGAACGCCTGCCCGAGGCGGTGTCGTTCGCCCGACGCGCGATCTGCGGATTCCTGACGGTTCGGCCCAAACTGATTCACCAGTTGCCCGGAGCCGAAACCCAACGTGGCAGGGCCTGGCCGTCGCCGCGTAGTTGGGAGGCGGCGATGACCCTGTTGGCCTTCGCCACCGCCGCGCGGGTTTCCCGGGACGTGCTGGCGCTGCTGATCCGCGGCGTCGTGGGCGACGGGGCGGGTATCGAACTGCTGGCACACCTGGACCGGATGGAGCTGCCCGACCCGGAATCCCTCCTGGCCGACCCGACCGCCGCGCACCTTCCCGTTCGGGGTGACCTGCGCCGAGCCGCCCTGGAGGCGATGGTGTCGGCGGTACAGTCCCGACCGACCCGACAACGTTGGGAGGCCGCATGGGTCGTGCTGGCTCAGGCCTTGGAGACCAGCGCGGCGGACCTGTTGGTCACCCCGGCGACGGCGCTAGCCGAGCTGCGACACGAGGACTGGGAGGTGCCGGACACGATCGAGCAACTGTCCGAAGTGGTGAGCATTACCCAACGGGCGAGTCAATCGGTCCGGACCATGGGGGCGAGCCGATGA
- a CDS encoding MarR family winged helix-turn-helix transcriptional regulator yields MSGPRWLSPTEDRAWRAFNRMQTVLPAQLARDLQQDSGLSDADYEVLSTLSEKPDHRWQLRELAAKMLWSRSRLSHHVARMEQRDLVARDSDPDDGRGTTITLTDIGVRTLGAAAPHHVESVRRHLIDLLTPEEVTALATIAERVVDRLEAGRR; encoded by the coding sequence ATGTCCGGACCTCGATGGCTGTCCCCCACCGAAGACCGCGCCTGGCGCGCCTTCAACCGCATGCAGACGGTACTGCCCGCCCAACTCGCGCGTGACCTGCAACAGGACTCCGGACTCTCCGACGCCGACTACGAGGTCCTCTCCACGTTGTCGGAGAAACCCGACCACCGTTGGCAACTGCGGGAGCTGGCCGCCAAGATGCTGTGGTCTCGCAGCCGCCTCTCCCACCACGTCGCCCGCATGGAGCAACGCGACCTGGTGGCCAGGGACAGCGACCCCGACGACGGCCGGGGCACCACGATCACGTTGACCGACATCGGAGTTCGGACGTTGGGGGCCGCCGCCCCGCATCATGTCGAGTCGGTGCGACGACACCTGATCGACCTGCTCACACCGGAAGAGGTCACCGCCTTGGCGACGATCGCCGAACGGGTCGTCGACCGCTTGGAGGCCGGCCGACGTTGA
- a CDS encoding YczE/YyaS/YitT family protein: MSMTRRVIQLAAGLWLFGASVALLVRADLGLPSWDVLHQGVSQVTDIPMGYVVILASVVVMLLWIPLRQRPGAGTLANLLFVGLALEATLPILPTPTEPIWRALFMIGGIVLNGVGTGLYIGAGLGPGPRDGLMTGIAARGRSIRAVRLSIELVVLALGFLLGGTVGIGTLLYALGIGPLAHVLIPLFSERTDDPDPLAAEKGDHT; the protein is encoded by the coding sequence ATGTCAATGACTCGTCGGGTGATACAGCTGGCCGCCGGACTGTGGCTGTTCGGCGCCAGTGTCGCCCTCCTGGTACGCGCCGACCTCGGCCTGCCGTCCTGGGACGTCCTGCACCAGGGCGTCTCACAGGTCACCGACATCCCGATGGGTTACGTGGTGATCCTGGCCAGCGTCGTCGTGATGCTGTTGTGGATTCCACTGCGCCAACGGCCCGGAGCGGGCACCCTTGCCAACCTGCTGTTCGTCGGGCTTGCCCTGGAGGCCACCCTCCCGATCCTGCCCACGCCCACCGAGCCGATCTGGCGGGCACTGTTCATGATCGGCGGCATCGTCCTCAACGGAGTCGGCACCGGCCTCTACATCGGCGCCGGACTCGGGCCGGGCCCCCGTGACGGACTCATGACCGGGATCGCCGCACGAGGCAGGTCGATCCGGGCCGTCCGATTGAGCATCGAACTGGTCGTGTTGGCCCTCGGCTTCCTGCTCGGCGGCACCGTCGGCATCGGCACCCTGTTGTACGCCCTGGGTATCGGCCCGCTGGCGCACGTACTCATCCCACTCTTCTCCGAACGCACCGACGATCCCGATCCCCTAGCCGCCGAGAAAGGCGACCACACATGA
- a CDS encoding NADPH-dependent FMN reductase produces MKLHIVISSTRPGRLGGHIGQWFYENAKHHNGFEARLVDLAEVNLPFLDEPEHPSTGRYVHEHSRQWSSLVDEADAFVFVTPEYNYGMPASLKNALDFLYHEWSHKPVGFVSYGGVSAGTRGVQMTKQVVTTLRMYPIGATVAIPTRQYVENGELRADQALNDSAASMLAELAIVSAAMAPMRAA; encoded by the coding sequence ATGAAACTCCACATCGTCATCAGCAGCACCAGGCCCGGCCGGCTTGGAGGCCACATAGGTCAGTGGTTCTACGAGAATGCCAAGCACCACAACGGATTCGAGGCCCGCCTGGTCGATCTCGCCGAGGTGAACCTGCCGTTCCTCGACGAACCGGAACATCCTTCGACCGGGCGCTACGTACACGAACACTCTCGACAGTGGAGCTCACTGGTCGACGAGGCCGATGCGTTCGTGTTCGTCACCCCCGAATACAACTACGGCATGCCCGCATCCCTGAAAAACGCCCTCGACTTCCTGTACCACGAATGGAGTCACAAACCGGTCGGATTCGTCAGCTACGGCGGAGTCTCGGCGGGAACCCGCGGTGTCCAGATGACCAAGCAGGTCGTCACCACCCTGCGGATGTACCCGATAGGCGCGACCGTCGCCATACCGACACGTCAATACGTCGAGAACGGCGAACTACGCGCCGACCAGGCACTGAACGACTCGGCCGCCTCGATGCTGGCCGAGTTGGCCATTGTGTCGGCGGCCATGGCTCCGATGCGCGCCGCGTGA
- a CDS encoding VanZ family protein, translated as MLWKFEAPWAGGGALRQIKLVPFGPNGGSDANTAREVIANVAFFVPFGLYLGLLAPSRWWTSIGAIAGVSLTLEVGQYVLAVGSSDVTDLVANTVGGLSGIALIALARVKLRERTNPIMARVCAVGTVIGVLAVLAFVASPLRYAPPRDSAVAVTSCLTQLDGDRFEPHAARIGAMAADTMANSASIEAAESFSAWSARSSPFSTY; from the coding sequence ATCCTGTGGAAGTTCGAGGCGCCGTGGGCCGGAGGCGGCGCGCTGCGTCAGATCAAACTCGTCCCGTTCGGACCAAACGGTGGAAGCGACGCCAACACCGCTCGCGAGGTCATCGCCAACGTGGCGTTCTTCGTCCCCTTCGGTCTGTATCTCGGCCTCCTCGCGCCGTCGCGGTGGTGGACGTCGATCGGTGCGATCGCCGGGGTGAGTCTGACGTTGGAGGTCGGCCAATATGTCCTGGCTGTCGGAAGCTCTGACGTCACGGATCTGGTCGCCAACACCGTCGGAGGTCTGAGCGGGATCGCGCTGATTGCTCTGGCACGCGTCAAGCTCCGAGAGCGAACCAATCCGATCATGGCGCGAGTCTGCGCCGTCGGCACGGTGATCGGCGTTCTCGCGGTGCTGGCCTTCGTGGCGTCTCCACTGCGGTACGCGCCTCCGAGGGATTCCGCGGTCGCCGTCACGTCTTGTCTAACCCAGTTGGACGGCGACCGTTTCGAACCTCACGCGGCGCGCATCGGAGCCATGGCCGCCGACACAATGGCCAACTCGGCCAGCATCGAGGCGGCCGAGTCGTTCAGTGCCTGGTCGGCGCGTAGTTCGCCGTTCTCGACGTATTGA